The following proteins are co-located in the Nonlabens ponticola genome:
- a CDS encoding TlpA family protein disulfide reductase: MRKLFIIILAFFMTSCKDESKQPLHYMDADTSSNKVVQLTDEDDYYYTLENLIDQNKGKITYVHFWNTYSGDIVKRLEDIDQLKSDVNSDDFEVIHISTDRNNSYWKSFAAQVDLEHNYIARNYPQGKFYEENKFFDIPRFMIYTADGTLLDNNAMGPENPQLSDVIKQLLP; encoded by the coding sequence ATGAGAAAACTATTTATTATAATTCTGGCCTTCTTCATGACGAGTTGCAAGGATGAAAGCAAACAGCCGTTGCACTACATGGATGCTGATACTAGTTCTAATAAAGTGGTACAGTTGACAGATGAGGACGATTATTATTATACGTTAGAAAATCTAATAGATCAAAACAAAGGCAAAATAACCTATGTTCATTTCTGGAACACGTACAGTGGTGACATCGTTAAGCGGCTTGAAGATATTGATCAATTAAAAAGTGATGTGAATAGCGATGATTTCGAGGTCATCCATATATCGACAGATAGGAACAACAGTTACTGGAAATCATTTGCCGCACAGGTAGATCTAGAGCACAATTACATCGCTCGCAATTATCCTCAAGGCAAATTCTATGAAGAAAACAAATTTTTTGATATACCGCGGTTCATGATCTATACGGCAGATGGTACGCTTTTAGATAACAACGCTATGGGACCAGAAAACCCTCAATTGAGCGACGTCATTAAGCAATTATTACCGTAA
- the radA gene encoding DNA repair protein RadA, producing the protein MAKVKTTYYCQNCGAQHAKWQGQCTACKEWNTLVEEVVEKNTKPSWEQAAGGDVTLSRKRTQKPQRISQIDATESPRLDTTNAEFNRVLGGGLVSGSVTLLGGEPGIGKSTLLLQLCLRLPYKTLYVSGEESAHQIKMRAERIEKNVDNCYILTETKTQNIFRQIADFEPQVLIIDSVQTLQTDHIESTAGSVSQIRECTGELIKFAKETGTPVLLIGHITKDGHIAGPKILEHMVDTVLQFEGDRNHTYRILRALKNRFGSTHEIGIYEMQGHGLREVSNPSELLISQRGNNLSGTAIAATMEGMRPLMIEVQALVSTAVYGTPQRSATGYNLKRLNMILAVLEKRAGFKLGQKDVFLNITGGITVDDPAIDLAVVVAILSSNFDIEISSQHCYSAEVGLGGEIRPVSRTDQRVNEAAKLGFDKIFIAPSKSKTNNTTIQAHGVSRIEELVKQLFT; encoded by the coding sequence ATGGCCAAAGTCAAGACAACCTACTACTGCCAGAACTGTGGCGCTCAACATGCCAAATGGCAAGGCCAGTGTACCGCATGCAAAGAGTGGAACACGCTGGTAGAAGAAGTGGTTGAAAAAAATACCAAACCCAGTTGGGAGCAGGCTGCTGGTGGTGATGTTACGCTTTCGCGAAAGCGTACCCAAAAACCACAACGCATCTCGCAAATCGACGCGACTGAAAGTCCACGACTCGACACCACAAATGCAGAATTTAATCGTGTTTTAGGTGGTGGCCTGGTATCAGGATCTGTAACATTATTAGGTGGTGAGCCAGGAATAGGTAAATCAACACTGTTATTACAGTTATGCTTGCGATTACCTTATAAAACGCTTTATGTGAGTGGTGAGGAAAGCGCCCACCAGATCAAGATGCGTGCAGAGCGCATTGAGAAAAACGTGGACAATTGCTATATCTTGACAGAGACCAAGACGCAAAACATATTCCGCCAGATTGCAGACTTTGAACCGCAAGTATTGATCATCGATTCTGTCCAGACGCTGCAGACCGATCATATTGAAAGTACGGCTGGTAGCGTTTCTCAAATACGAGAATGTACCGGTGAACTCATCAAATTTGCCAAAGAAACAGGAACGCCTGTTTTATTGATAGGACACATCACAAAAGACGGTCATATCGCCGGACCTAAAATTCTTGAGCACATGGTTGATACCGTGCTTCAATTTGAAGGTGACCGCAATCATACCTATAGGATATTGCGAGCGCTTAAGAACCGTTTTGGTAGTACGCACGAGATAGGTATTTATGAAATGCAAGGACATGGTTTGCGCGAGGTAAGCAATCCCAGCGAGCTACTTATCTCACAACGTGGCAATAATTTAAGTGGTACTGCCATCGCCGCCACAATGGAAGGTATGCGGCCACTCATGATAGAGGTGCAGGCGCTTGTAAGTACAGCGGTGTATGGAACGCCACAGCGCAGTGCAACAGGTTATAACTTGAAAAGATTAAACATGATCCTTGCCGTTCTGGAAAAACGTGCTGGATTCAAATTAGGACAAAAAGATGTTTTCTTGAATATAACCGGTGGCATTACTGTGGACGATCCAGCCATTGATCTTGCAGTCGTCGTGGCGATCCTATCATCAAACTTTGATATCGAGATAAGCTCACAACATTGCTACAGTGCAGAGGTTGGTCTAGGCGGCGAGATACGACCGGTAAGCCGTACCGATCAACGTGTTAATGAAGCCGCCAAATTAGGTTTTGACAAAATCTTCATTGCACCGTCAAAATCCAAAACCAACAACACTACCATACAAGCTCACGGCGTTTCTCGCATTGAAGAGCTGGTTAAACAACTTTTTACATGA